The Microbispora sp. ZYX-F-249 genome contains the following window.
TCCTCGCATCACGAGTAGGGACGCCGAGTCGGACGATGACTGCGGCACAGGAGCCTCCTGGGGGGATAGGGACGCGGTGGTGGCCCCGCCCGCCTGACGGCGCCGGTTTGGCACCACCGCGGCGGCACCGAGGTCGGCGTCAACGGTGCCGCTGCGGTCCGGACAGCCGGTCAGGCGGGCGGGACGTTCTTTGTGGTGAGGGGGAAAGACATGGTGGTGATCCCGTCCGCCCGACCGCATGCGCCATGACCCCGGCACGCGGGATGGGCGGGAGTGCCGGCGGTCGGACGGGACGGTCGGGCGGACGGGAAGTCTGGCGGGAACGGGAGGTCAGAGGGGACGGGCGGTACGAGGTAAATGGGTCATCGGGTTCCTCACGCCCCCCGATGGCTGGGATGTCGGATCGCGATCGCTGTGGGGTCTGCCAGCGCTCGTTCGACCACGACGCCGGCCGCTCCGCGCGAGGCGGCGCCGAAGCCGAGGTCGGAGGCGATGAACCGGCAGCGGTCGGCTGCGCCCGTGATGCTCAGGCGGACCAGTTCCTCCTGGGCCGCGGGGATGAGCCGGTCGGCGAGCCTGGCGAAGTAGCCGCCGAGCACGATCACCCTCGGGTTGAAGAGGTTGACCAGCGTGGCGGCCCCGAGCCCGAGCCACCGGCCCACCTCCGCGAGGGCCGCCTCGACGCGGGGGTCTCCCTCGGCCCGCCGCTGCTCGATCTCGGCCAGCCGTTCCTCCGGGTCGCGGACGAGCTGCCGGCCTATGCCGTACGCGCGGTCGGGGGTGGCCATGCGCACCAGTGCGGCCAGCCCGACCTTGGTCTCCCAGCAGCCGACACGGCCGCAGCGGCACGACTCGCCGGACGGGTCGACCATGACGTGGCCGACCTCTCCGGCGAACCCGTCCGCGCCGCCAAGTAACCGGCCGCCGGAGATGATGCCGCCGCCGACGCCCACCTCCCCGGTGAGGTAGACGAGGTCGGGCGTGCCCGCCGCGACCCCCGAGGTGAACTCGGCCAGCGCGGCGAGGTTGGCGTCGTTGTCCACGGCGATGGGGATGTCCGCGCGGATGTCGGCCTGGGACAGCCGCTCGGCCACCGCCACCCCGCGCCAGCCGAGATTCGGGGCGACGACGACGGTGCCGGTGGTCGTGTCGATGAGCCCGGGAACAGCCACGGTGATCCCCGCGGGAGCGATCCCGATCCGGTCGAGATCGGCGACGGTCCGCTCGACCACCCGGGCCAGCTCGTCGAGTGAGCGTTCCGGGCTGGAGCCCATGGCGTCGAAGCCGATACGGCGGTCGGCGAGCACCCGGCCGGCCAGATCGGTGGCGAAGGCGGCGATGTAGTCGACGTTCACCTCGACGCCCAGGGCGCCGACCCCCGAACCGTCCAGGACGAGCGCGACACTCGGGCGGCCGACGGAGCCGGCGTGCTGTGGCCCGGTCTCCTTGACCAGCCCGCGTGCCTGCAGTTCGTTCACCAGGCTGGTGACGGTCGTCTTGTTCAGCCCGGTCGCGACGGCGACGGCCGACCGGGAGCAGGGGCCGTACACGCTCACGTGGCGCAGCACCAGAGCAAGGTTGGAACGGCGCACGGTGGCCTGGTCCGCGGGAACACCCGCGGCCCCGCCCCGACTCGGCGAGTCGGTCGTACGGCCGTCGGCCCTGCTGTGGTTCACCGCTCTCCCTCAATTAGTTCGCATGGCTCGCCGAATTAAAGGCGCTGGTTTCCCCCAGGCACAAGGGGGAACCGGCAGTGATTTGCGTAACGTTCCGGTAACCAGGTCACAAATTGGTTCTGACCTGCAGCGGAACCGAGCGATGCCAACTCGTTACGCGTCCCGGGGGTGCACGTTCGGACACCTGCGTGTTACAACCCTGATTAATTGATCTCAGAGACAAACAAAGGGCAGGTGAGGGCAGAGTGACGTACGAGTCGCACCTCACCCGTCCCTGGGGTGGCTCTCCGCCGGCGGGTCCCGCCGCGCTGCGCCGGGCGAACCTCTCGATGGTGCTCCGCGAACTTCGCGACCACGCCACCCTGTCCCGCGCAGACATCGCCCACGCGACGGGACTGCACCGGGCCACCGTCTCCAGCCTCATGTCCGAGCTCCTCGAACGGCGGCTGGTGCGGGAGCTCGGCGTCGAGCACGTGGGCGCCGTCGGACGTCCCAGGCGGGCGGTGGCGCTGCAC
Protein-coding sequences here:
- a CDS encoding ROK family transcriptional regulator; translation: MNHSRADGRTTDSPSRGGAAGVPADQATVRRSNLALVLRHVSVYGPCSRSAVAVATGLNKTTVTSLVNELQARGLVKETGPQHAGSVGRPSVALVLDGSGVGALGVEVNVDYIAAFATDLAGRVLADRRIGFDAMGSSPERSLDELARVVERTVADLDRIGIAPAGITVAVPGLIDTTTGTVVVAPNLGWRGVAVAERLSQADIRADIPIAVDNDANLAALAEFTSGVAAGTPDLVYLTGEVGVGGGIISGGRLLGGADGFAGEVGHVMVDPSGESCRCGRVGCWETKVGLAALVRMATPDRAYGIGRQLVRDPEERLAEIEQRRAEGDPRVEAALAEVGRWLGLGAATLVNLFNPRVIVLGGYFARLADRLIPAAQEELVRLSITGAADRCRFIASDLGFGAASRGAAGVVVERALADPTAIAIRHPSHRGA